A genome region from Gouania willdenowi chromosome 9, fGouWil2.1, whole genome shotgun sequence includes the following:
- the polr3d gene encoding DNA-directed RNA polymerase III subunit RPC4 produces MADSGNPSGHKTPTPEASVGTGLLAGRRQTAAARFPTMRSRDLTLGGVKKKTFTPNIIGRKVKEEVKVESGQRRERRDGDRGRGPRERGRGRGRPEVIQSHSIFEQGPAEMLMKKKAGYERDVDAPAMGPSPIINIKKEKRETEEETKEILRNLERDNFIDDPFLKSERRSCPVQLPLAVSGWGFKEEFDKVKLEKMEEDYEPIDPIVKKEHEEMEMKTEETFKPPPLPEPEVLPNLLHQWSLSKADELFFIQLPDSLPGQPPTKEHKPVKTEVQSEDGQTVLLKTENQEEEEEENGCHVKDLREGPLGKMLVRKSGRVQLVLGQVTLDVSLGASCAFLQELVSVHTEGNTGNLTVLGRVKHKMVCAPDFEALLESSA; encoded by the exons ATGGCAGACTCCGGAAACCCCAGTGGTCATAAAACACCGACGCCTGAAGCCAGCGTTGGTACAGGGCTGTTGGCTGGCCGTCGACAAACCGCTGCTGCTCGTTTCCCAACCATGCGCTCCAGAGACCTCACTCTGGGGGGAGTGAAGAAG AAAACATTTACTCCCAACATCATCGGCCGAAAAGTTAAAGAAGA AGTAAAAGTTGAATCTGGCCAGAGGCGAGAGAGGAGGGATGGAGATCGAGGCCGAGGCCCGAGAGAGCGAGGCCGGGGCAGAGGTCGTCCAGAGGTCATCCAGTCCCACTCTATTTTTGAACAGGGACCAGCAGAGATGTTGATGAAGAAGAAAG CTGGATATGAAAGAGACGTGGATGCTCCAGCCATGGGACCCTCACCCATCATTAATATTAAAAAGGAGAAGAGAGAGACTGAGGAGGAAACCAAAGAAATACTTCGCAATCTGGAACGAGACAAT ttCATAGACGACCCTTTTCTAAAGAGTGAGCGCAGGAGCTGCCCTGTCCAGCTCCCTCTCGCTGTGTCCGGCTGGGGGTTCAAGGAGgaatttgacaaagtgaaattaGAGAAGATGGAAGAGGACTACGAACCCATTGATCCAATTG TGAAAAAGGAACATGAAGAAATGGAGATGAAGACTGAGGAAACCTTTAAGCCTCCTCCTCTGCCTGAGCCTGAAGTCCTGCCTAACCTGCTGCACCAGTGGAGTCTGAGCAAAGCAGATGAGCTGTTCTTCATTCAGCTGCCTGACTCACTACCTGGACAGCCCCCCACTAAAGAGCACAAGCCTGTGAAGACTGAGGTGCAGTCAGAGGATGGACAGACTGTGCTGCTGAAAACAGAGAATCAG gaggaggaagaagaggaaaacgGCTGTCATGTGAAAGATCTGAGGGAGGGGCCGTTGGGAAAGATGTTGGTGAGGAAGTCTGGCCGGGTCCAGCTCGTACTAGGACAAGTGACACTGGATGTGTCTCTGGgagcttcctgtgctttccttCAG GAGCTGGTTTCTGTTCACACAGAGGGGAACACTGGAAACTTGACTGTTTTAGGTCGTGTCAAACACAAAATGGTTTGTGCCCCAGACTTTGAGGCTCTTTTGGAGAGCAGTGCGTGA